ATCATTACTCCGCCAAAAATACTCGCCAACAATATTTGATCACCCAGCTTCAGCGGGTCATCCTGGCCAATAAAATAGGTCAACATGTCCATAAATGAAGCCGTCAGGACAAATCCAACTACTGTTTTGATGCCAAACCTTGGCCCCAGAATTTTAATTCCAAGTATTGTCAGCGGGATATCCATGGTCAATCCCAGCAATCCGATGGGTATTCCAAGCGGCCAGAATTCAAAAACACCTTCAGTGAGGTAGTGAATTACAATTGCAATCCCGTAAACACCGCCGGGAACAATCTTGTAAGGATTAATAAACAGAACGAAACCCGAAGCCATGATAAACGTTCCAATCAAGATCAGGCTGTAAACCTTAAACCACTCTTTTGTGAATAGTTTTTCTTTTGTAACAAAAGTCATTGTAATCTGATTTGAAAAATGGCGGCAAAAGTACTGCTTAAGACTTAAGTATCCGGACAGGTGAGCAACAGGTAAGATAATGTAATAAGAGAATAATTCAGGTAAAATTAACCAAGTCAGGATAAACCAAACGTCCTGATGGTTGTTAATATTCAAACTGCAAGACTATTCAAACTATAATAACTATGAAGTTTATCCTGATCATTCCATTTATTTTCACAACTCTTTATTTAAACGGACAAGAAACAATGAAATACAAGCAACTGACTCCCGAAGAACAACGCGTGATCTTAAACAAAGGGACTGAAAGACCATTCACCGGTAAATACGACAAGTTCAGCGAAAAAGGCACTTACACCTGCAAACAGTGCGGAAATGCATTGTACAAATCTGAGGCAAAATTCGATTCAGGTTGTGGCTGGCCAAGTTTTGATGATGAAATAAAAGGGGCTGTGAAACGCGTTCCTGACGCTGACGGAATACGCACCGAAATCGTATGTACAAATTGTAACGCCCATCTTGGCCATGTTTTTAAAGGCGAACGTTTTACACCTAAGAATACCCGCCATTGTGTCAATTCCATTTCGATGGAATTTATTCCTGATATCCAGGAAACAAAAACAGCAAGAGCGATCTTTGCTTCAGGGTGTTTTTGGGGCGTTGAATATTATTTTAATAAGGCCAATGGTGTGATCGAAACAACCGTGGGATACACAGGTGGTAAAGTAAAAAACCCAACCTATGAGCAGGTTTGTACAGGTAAAACAGGCCATGCCGAAGCCGTTGAAGTGATCTTTGATCCGGCGCTGACAGATTACGAAACCCTTGCCAGACTCTTCTTCGAAACCCATGATTTTACCCAGATCGGCGGACAGGGACCAGACATTGGGGATCAGTACAGGTCGGTGATCTATTACCTTGACGAGCAGCAAAAGGAAATTGCCGAAAAACTAATTAAAATTCTGGAGGGTAAAAATTACAAAGTGGCAACCAAACTTGAGCAGGCATCCATATTCTACCGTGCTGAGGATTATCACCAGGACTATTATTTAAAAACCGGAGGGAACCCTTACTGCCACATAAAAAGACAGGTTTTTTAACAACCTTCCTTTAAAAGCGGCTGAACAATTAACGGTTATTGTATTGGTTCATGGTTAATTGTGTCCCGGCAAGCACAAAACTCTTCATCATTTCGATGGCAAGTGGGATTTTCTCAATCATGATCTTTTCCTCAGCCTTTGTCCATTTTCCCAATACATAATCAACCTGAAAGCCTTTGGCAAAGTCTTTGCCAATGCCAACTCTAAGCCTCGCAAAATCGCTATGTCCGAGTGTTTCGATAATGTGATTTAATCCGTTGTGTGTCCCTCCGCTTCCTTTAGGACGCAGCCTAAGCACACCGGTCTCAAGGTCGATATCATCTAAAACCACCAGCAAATTTTCAACCGGGACATTTTCTTTCTCAAGCCAGTATTTCACTGCTTTGCCGCTTAGGTTCATGTAAGTGGTTGGTTTGATCATTACGAGCTGGCGACCTTTTATTCGCGCCTCAGAATGGTAGGCATGACGCTGAATGGAAAAAGTGCTTTTCATCTCCTGTGCCAACGCATCAAGTACCAGGAAACCTATGTTATGACGGGTGTTGGCATAATCATCACCGATATTGCCAAGTCCGGCAATCAGATATTTCATGCTTTAGTTAATTTGAAAAAGGCACAAAGCGTTTTAATGTGCCTCATGCCTTTTACTGAAGTTCAAAATGTGATTATCCGTTTTTATTCGCTTGCAGCTTCAGCAGCGCCACCCTCTTCATGGGCTTCCTCCTCCTCGTCACCAACAACTGCCCTAGCACTCTTAACAGATACGATAATTGAAGTTGGCGGGTCTAAAAACTCAATATTATCCAACTTCATTTCCATCACTTTTCTTGACTCATTTATATTGAGTTTTGTGATGTCAACCACAATTTCATCCGGCAGATACTTAGGAAGGGCTTTAATTAACAGCTTCCTGTATTTACGGATTAGTTTGCCCCCTTTGAGAACCCCTTTTGAAGTTCCTGTAATTCTGATCGGCACGGCAATAGCAACAGGTTTATCGTCGAATATCTGCATAAAATCCACATGAAGGATATGGTCCGACACCGGATGGTACTGAACATCTTTCAAAATAGCGTTGTACTTCTTGCTGCCGATGTTCAATTCGATAATAAAGCTATTAGGGGTGAAGATAATGTCCTTGAAGCTCCTTTCGGGCATTGCAAAATGGAATTGTTCTTCACCACCATACAACACACAGGGAACATTGCCCTCCCTGCGATGTTTCTTAGCATCTTTTTTCCCTACGTTCTCTCTCAGAGAACCGCTCATTGATACTGTTTTCATGAATTAAAAATTAAATGATAAATAAAAAATATGTGTTTAAAGCATTGTCAAAAAATCAAAATGTGTGCTGATCGATTTGTTTTTATGCACACGCTTGATCACGTCGGCGAAAATACCGGCAGTGGATAAAACAGAGATTTTCCCTTTTGGTTCTCTTGGCAGGGTGTCGGTGACCAATACTTCTGTGAGCGCCGACTTCTCGATCCGCTCAAAAGCATCACCGGAGAAGACCGGATGCGTGCAGGCAGCCCTGACGCTTGAAGCGCCCATATCCATCATCAGATCGGCAGCTTTTGTAATTGTACCTGCAGTATCAATAATATCATCTACCAGCACTATGTCCCTGTCTTTTACATCACCAATAATCCTGATTGAGTCCACCTCGTTTGCTACTTTCCTGTGTTTGAAGCAGATCACGAGGTCGGTGTCGAGGAATTTGGCATAGGCTGCTGCTCTTTTGGTCCCGCCGGTATCAGGCGAGGCCATGGTAAGGTTAGGCAGGTTCATGTTTTTGAGATGTGGGACGAAAATTGAGGAGGCATACATGTGATCTACCGGGATATCCACAAAACCCTGAATCTGGTCAGAGTGAAGATCCATCGTAATAATGCGGTCAATACCTGCTGCCACCAACAGATTTGTCATCAGTTTAGCCCCAATACTCACCCGCGGTTTATCTTTACGATCCTGACGGGCAAAGCCAAAATAAGGTATCAACGCCACAACCCGCTTGGCTGAAGCCCGCTTGGCAGCATCGATCAATAATAAAAGTTCAAAAATGTTATCTGCCGGAGGATTGGTGGATTGAATCAAAAAAACGTCATTACCCCTTATTGTCTCCTCAAAACAAGGTTGGTACTCACCATCCATAAAATGACTAACGGTCACCTTACCTAATTCTTTTCCAAAGCTTTTTGCAATTTTTTCAGCCAGGTATTGCGAACTGCCGCCGGAGAAAATATTGACATTTGATGCCATGAGGTGGACTTTTTTTGATTTGTTTTGGGCTGCGAAAGTACAACAATTAATTTTTACGGGTGAAATTTTACAAAGGAATATACTTTTACATTTAAGAAAATGATACTTTTGCCGCCGCAAAGCCCAAACATTTAATGTTTTGAAACTATTAAACAGTTCATTCTCCGGCTTTCTGACTTCAAAAGGTAACCCGCCCGAGTGGCGGAATTGGTAGACGCGTTGGTCTCAAAAACCAATGAGCTTTGCTCGTGCCGGTTCGATTCCGGCCTCGGGTACCTTAAAAGCCCTGTGATCGAAAGGTTTCAGGGTTTTTTTATTTCCCCGAAAATTTTCATGCTTTTCTACCTACCTGCTGCCCAAGAGTTGATTTCTCTCATCAAGCAGCTTATCGATCGCATCATCTGTCAGGTCCGGCCTTTTCAGCATTTCGTCTATCAGCCTGACTCTTTCGTCCGGATCGGCTTTTGGATCTTCCTTAGGTGCCTGGTACTCACGAATTGCAGGTTGGAGATTCGTTGTTGTGTCAATGCTATACTCCTCGCCCAGGTCGCTTTTCATGATATCCAAAAACTGCCGTACCATTTGTTGAAAAGGCAACCCCAGTTGACCCATCATTTCGAGGGGAATATTGTTTTTGAACATTTCATAGTTGTTGATTATGAAATCAATATTCTGTTTTAATATTGGGTCGAGATGCTCAAACCGGGGATCGTTGGTGTTGGCTTTGATTTTTTTTAATAGCCGGATAAGTTCGTCGAGATCACGCTGAAATGACTCGTTAGCCTGGTTCATACTCATGGTCTTTTTGGATTTGCCTGCAAAAATAAGCAAGAAAATTAACCTGAAAACGGATTACTGGTGACAGGGTAATTCTTTTAAACCGTGTCAAAATGAATGAATTCAATGATTCAAAAAAACGAGGCTGTATTAAAAGTCTTCCTGTTAGATTTTCAACCTTCTGAATTAAAAATAGACTTTTGAGACAGCCTCGTCTTGTCAAAGAATAATGAATCCCGCTATTCTTCCATCATTTCGGTATAATATTTATAAAAGTAAGGAATGGTTTCGATCCCTTTGTAGAAGTTGAACAACGGATAGTTCTCGTTGGGTGAGTGGATGGCATCAGACTCAAGGCCAAAGCCCATGAGGATGGATTTTATTCCAAGAATTTTTTCAAATGTCGAAATGATTGGGATACTTCCACCGCTGCGTACCGGAACCGGTCTTTTACCAAAGGTGGTGGTATAAGCTTTATCTGCAGCCAGATAGGCTTTCATGTCGGTTGGTGAAACGTAGGGATATCCGCCATGCAGCTCGGTTACTTTAACCTTTACTGACTTTGGAGCAATACTTTCGAAATACCTTGTGAACAGCCCGGCGATCTTTTTGTGATCCTGATGAGGAACCAGTCGCATCGAAATTTTTGCATATGCTTTCGATGGGATGACGGTTTTGGCTCCTTCGCCGGTGTAACCACCCCAGATGCCATTCACATCAACAGATGGCCTGATGCCAGTGCGCTCGCTGGTGGCAAAACCGGTTTCGCCTTCTATCTCAGCAATGTCGATCGCTTTTTTGTATTCGTTGAGGTTAAATGGCGCTTTGGCCATCATTTCTCTTTCTTCCATCGAAACTTCGAGCACATCATCATAAAAGCCGGGGACGGTGATCCTGAAATTTTCATCCTGCAATTGTGCAATCATTCTTGCCAGCACATTGATCGGGTTGGCTACAGCACCTCCATACAGGCCGGAATGCAGATCGCGGTTGGGGCCGGTCACTTCCACTTCCATGTAAGCCAAACCACGCAACCCTGTGGTAATTGAAGGGATATCCTGCGCAATCATTCCGGTATCGGAAACCAGGATGATGTCGGCTTTAAGCATCTCTTTATGCAGTTCACAAAATTTCCCGAGGTTGGGCGAACCGATTTCTTCTTCCCCTTCTATCATGAATTTCACGTTACAGGGTAAAGTATTGGTTTTTACCATCAACTCAAATGCCTTGGCATGCATAAAAGCCTGTCCTTTGTCGTCATCGGCGCCACGGGCAAAGATTTTTCCATCCCTGACTTCCGGTTTAAATGGATCGGTTTTCCACAGCTCTATCGGATCAACGGGCATCACATCATAGTGGCCATAGACCAGCACTGTGGGTTTGGAAGGATCTATCATTTTTTCGCCGTAAACCACCGGGTTGCCATCACTGGGCATTACTTCGGCCCGATCGGCGCCGGCAGCCAGTATGGATATTCTCCATTGCTCGGCAGCCCTGATCATGTCATTCTTGTGCTCCTGAATTGAGCTGATTGATGGGATTCTGATTAATTCAAACAATTCTTCGAGAAAGCGATCCTTGTGCTCGTCAATATACTTCTTTACGTGTTCCATTTGTAATGTTGATTAAGTTAGTGATTATTTAAAATGAGATTTTTTCCTGATGAGGGGTCT
The Bacteroidales bacterium DNA segment above includes these coding regions:
- a CDS encoding ribose-phosphate pyrophosphokinase, with product MASNVNIFSGGSSQYLAEKIAKSFGKELGKVTVSHFMDGEYQPCFEETIRGNDVFLIQSTNPPADNIFELLLLIDAAKRASAKRVVALIPYFGFARQDRKDKPRVSIGAKLMTNLLVAAGIDRIITMDLHSDQIQGFVDIPVDHMYASSIFVPHLKNMNLPNLTMASPDTGGTKRAAAYAKFLDTDLVICFKHRKVANEVDSIRIIGDVKDRDIVLVDDIIDTAGTITKAADLMMDMGASSVRAACTHPVFSGDAFERIEKSALTEVLVTDTLPREPKGKISVLSTAGIFADVIKRVHKNKSISTHFDFLTML
- a CDS encoding bifunctional methionine sulfoxide reductase B/A protein codes for the protein MKYKQLTPEEQRVILNKGTERPFTGKYDKFSEKGTYTCKQCGNALYKSEAKFDSGCGWPSFDDEIKGAVKRVPDADGIRTEIVCTNCNAHLGHVFKGERFTPKNTRHCVNSISMEFIPDIQETKTARAIFASGCFWGVEYYFNKANGVIETTVGYTGGKVKNPTYEQVCTGKTGHAEAVEVIFDPALTDYETLARLFFETHDFTQIGGQGPDIGDQYRSVIYYLDEQQKEIAEKLIKILEGKNYKVATKLEQASIFYRAEDYHQDYYLKTGGNPYCHIKRQVF
- a CDS encoding 50S ribosomal protein L25/general stress protein Ctc — translated: MKTVSMSGSLRENVGKKDAKKHRREGNVPCVLYGGEEQFHFAMPERSFKDIIFTPNSFIIELNIGSKKYNAILKDVQYHPVSDHILHVDFMQIFDDKPVAIAVPIRITGTSKGVLKGGKLIRKYRKLLIKALPKYLPDEIVVDITKLNINESRKVMEMKLDNIEFLDPPTSIIVSVKSARAVVGDEEEEAHEEGGAAEAASE
- a CDS encoding aminoacyl-tRNA hydrolase, producing the protein MKYLIAGLGNIGDDYANTRHNIGFLVLDALAQEMKSTFSIQRHAYHSEARIKGRQLVMIKPTTYMNLSGKAVKYWLEKENVPVENLLVVLDDIDLETGVLRLRPKGSGGTHNGLNHIIETLGHSDFARLRVGIGKDFAKGFQVDYVLGKWTKAEEKIMIEKIPLAIEMMKSFVLAGTQLTMNQYNNR
- a CDS encoding dipeptidase → MEHVKKYIDEHKDRFLEELFELIRIPSISSIQEHKNDMIRAAEQWRISILAAGADRAEVMPSDGNPVVYGEKMIDPSKPTVLVYGHYDVMPVDPIELWKTDPFKPEVRDGKIFARGADDDKGQAFMHAKAFELMVKTNTLPCNVKFMIEGEEEIGSPNLGKFCELHKEMLKADIILVSDTGMIAQDIPSITTGLRGLAYMEVEVTGPNRDLHSGLYGGAVANPINVLARMIAQLQDENFRITVPGFYDDVLEVSMEEREMMAKAPFNLNEYKKAIDIAEIEGETGFATSERTGIRPSVDVNGIWGGYTGEGAKTVIPSKAYAKISMRLVPHQDHKKIAGLFTRYFESIAPKSVKVKVTELHGGYPYVSPTDMKAYLAADKAYTTTFGKRPVPVRSGGSIPIISTFEKILGIKSILMGFGLESDAIHSPNENYPLFNFYKGIETIPYFYKYYTEMMEE